Proteins co-encoded in one Malus domestica chromosome 09, GDT2T_hap1 genomic window:
- the LOC103442116 gene encoding omega-hydroxypalmitate O-feruloyl transferase-like, which yields MVAEFGDSAAMDSNNTNGDAFQLRVKQGEPTLVPPAVETEKGLYFLSNLDQNIAVTVRTIYCFKSDAKGNDKAGEVIKDALKKVLVHYYPLAGRLAISAEGKLIVDCTGEGAVFVEAEADCAIEEIGDITKPDPETLGKLVYDVPGAKNMLEIPPLVAQVTKFKCGGFALGLCMNHCMFDGIGAMEFVNSWAKIARGLQLTDRPFLDRSILKARNPPKIEYLHQEFSEITGTSSTNNDLCDEKMLYRSFCFNSEKLEKLKTKAREDGALENCTTFEALSAFVWKARTRALNMLPEQQIKLMFAVDGRPKFSPPLPKWYFGNGIVLTNSICQAGDLLDKPLSNAVGLVQDAIKMVTDSYMRSAIDYFELTRARPSLASTLLITTWSRLSFYTTDFGWGEPVLSGPVALPEKEVILFLSNGTEKKNINVLLGLPASAMNVFEELMNV from the exons ATG GTTGCTGAATTCGGAGACTCTGCCGCAATGGACAGCAACAACACCAATGGCGACGCATTCCAGCTGAGAGTGAAGCAAGGAGAGCCAACTCTGGTTCCCCCTGCGGTTGAAACTGAGAAGGGTTTGTACTTCCTCTCGAACCTCGATCAGAACATTGCGGTGACTGTTCGTACTATTTACTGCTTCAAGTCGGATGCAAAGGGAAATGATAAGGCAGGGGAAGTGATCAAGGATGCTTTGAAGAAGGTTCTTGTCCACTACTACCCTCTCGCCGGACGATTAGCAATCAGCGCGGAGGGAAAGCTCATTGTGGATTGCACCGGGGAAGGAGCTGTTTTCGTTGAGGCTGAAGCAGATTGCGCGATAGAAGAGATTGGAGACATAACAAAGCCGGACCCCGAGACTCTTGGGAAGCTGGTTTATGATGTTCCTGGTGCAAAGAACATGCTGGAGATTCCTCCTCTGGTGGCTCAG GTGACTAAATTCAAATGTGGAGGATTTGCTCTTGGCCTGTGCATGAATCATTGTATGTTTGATGGCATTGGCGCTATGGAATTCGTGAACTCGTGGGCTAAAATCGCCAGAGGTTTACAATTGACAGATCGTCCGTTTTTAGACAGAAGCATACTCAAAGCGCGAAACCCACCTAAGATAGAGTACCTGCATCAAGAATTCTCAGAGATTACTGGCACTTCTAGCACCAACAATGACCTTTGTGATGAAAAAATGCTATACAGATCCTTCTGTTTCAACAGTGAGAAGcttgaaaaactcaaaacgAAGGCCAGGGAAGACGGGGCGCTTGAAAATTGCACTACATTCGAAGCCCTCTCTGCATTTGTGTGGAAAGCTCGGACCAGAGCGCTAAATATGCTGCCTGAACAACAAATAAAGCTCATGTTTGCTGTTGACGGGAGGCCTAAATTCAGCCCACCGCTGCCAAAATGGTACTTTGGCAACGGCATTGTGCTGACAAATTCCATCTGCCAGGCAGGTGACTTGCTGGACAAGCCACTGTCAAATGCAGTCGGACTAGTTCAAGATGCAATCAAGATGGTCACTGACAGTTACATGAGATCTGCCATAGATTATTTCGAGCTGACGCGAGCCAGGCCTTCGTTGGCCTCCACACTCTTGATCACGACTTGGTCTAGGCTGTCGTTCTACACGACTGATTTTGGTTGGGGAGAGCCTGTGCTGTCGGGCCCGGTGGCATTGCCGGAGAAGGAAGTGATCTTGTTCCTTTCTAATGGAACAGAAAAGAAGAACATAAACGTGCTTCTGGGGCTTCCAGCTTCTGCCATGAATGTCTTTGAAGAACTGATGAATGTCTAG
- the LOC103442115 gene encoding actin-related protein 2 isoform X2: protein MNSRNVVVCDNGTGYVKCGFAGENFPTSVFPCVVGRPLLRYEESLMEQEIKDVIVGEACAEFRHQLDINYPVNNGIVQNWDDMGHVWDHAFYSELKIDPTECQILLTDPPLNPTKNREKMVETMFEKYNFAGVFIQIQAVLTLYAQGLLTGLVIDCGDGVTHVVPVVDGYSFPHLTKRMNVAGRHITSYLVDLLSRRGYSMNRTADFETVREIKEKLCYISYDYKREYQLGLETTILVKNYTLPDGRVIKVGTERFQAPEALFTPELIDVEGDGMADMVFRCIQEMDIDNRMMLYQHIVLSGGSTMYPGLPSRLEKEILDRYLDVVLKGNKDGLKKLRLRIEDPPRRKHMVYLGGAVLAGIMKDAPEFWITREDYLEEGVACLSKCGQA from the exons ATGAACAGTCGAAACGTCGTCGTGTGCGACAATGGTACCGGG TATGTGAAATGTGGATTTGCTGGAGAGAATTTCCCCACCTCGGTATTCCCTTGCGTAGTTGGAAGGCCACTGCTTCGATATGAGGAATCACTTATGGAACAAGAAATAAAG GATGTCATTGTTGGAGAAGCTTGCGCGGAATTTCGGCATCAACTGGATATAAATTACCCGGTTAACAATGGCATTGTGCAAAACTGGGATGATATGGGTCATGTCTGGGACCATGCATTTTACAGTGAGCTAAAG ATAGATCCTACCGAGTGTCAGATTTTACTCACAGACCCGCCTCTTAATCCTACAAAGAACCGTGAAAAAATg GTTGAGACCATGTTTGAGAAGTACAATTTTGCTGGTGTCTTCATTCAAATTCAAGCTGTTCTAACATTGTATGCTCAAG GCTTGCTAACCGGATTAGTTATTGACTGTGGTGATGGTGTTACACATGTG GTTCCAGTTGTTGATGGCTACTCATTTCCTCATCTTACGAAGCGAATGAATGTAGCTGGCCGGCACATAACATCATATCTTGTTGATTTGCTCTCACGGAGGGG GTATTCAATGAATAGGACAGCTGATTTTGAGACTGTTAGGGAAATCAAGGAGAAGCTCTGCTATATTAG TTATGATTACAAAAGGGAGTATCAGTTGGGACTTGAGACCACCATACTTGTAAAAAACTACACT CTGCCAGATGGAAGGGTGATTAAAGTTGGCACCGAAAGGTTCCAGGCTCCTGAGGCGCTTTTCACTCCT GAACTTATAGATGTTGAAGGTGATGGGATGGCTGACATGGTATTCCGCTGCATTCAGGAAATGGATATTGACAACAGGATGATG CTCTACCAGCATATTGTTTTAAGTGGAGGGAGCACAATGTATCCTGGATTACCCAGTCG TTTGGAGAAAGAAATACTGGACCGCTATCTTGACGTTGTTTTGAAGGGTAACAAAGATGGGCTGAAG AAATTGCGATTGCGAATTGAAGATCCTCCACGAAGAAAGCACATGGTGTATCTAGGTGGTGCAGTCCTTGCAGGAATTATGAAG GACGCTCCTGAATTTTGGATCACGAGGGAGGATTATCTAGAAGAAGGAGTTGCTTGTCTAAGCAAGTGTGGTCAGGCATGA
- the LOC103442115 gene encoding actin-related protein 2 isoform X1 yields the protein MNSRNVVVCDNGTGYVKCGFAGENFPTSVFPCVVGRPLLRYEESLMEQEIKDVIVGEACAEFRHQLDINYPVNNGIVQNWDDMGHVWDHAFYSELKIDPTECQILLTDPPLNPTKNREKMVETMFEKYNFAGVFIQIQAVLTLYAQGLLTGLVIDCGDGVTHVVPVVDGYSFPHLTKRMNVAGRHITSYLVDLLSRRGYSMNRTADFETVREIKEKLCYISYDYKREYQLGLETTILVKNYTLPDGRVIKVGTERFQAPEALFTPIFLVQELIDVEGDGMADMVFRCIQEMDIDNRMMLYQHIVLSGGSTMYPGLPSRLEKEILDRYLDVVLKGNKDGLKKLRLRIEDPPRRKHMVYLGGAVLAGIMKDAPEFWITREDYLEEGVACLSKCGQA from the exons ATGAACAGTCGAAACGTCGTCGTGTGCGACAATGGTACCGGG TATGTGAAATGTGGATTTGCTGGAGAGAATTTCCCCACCTCGGTATTCCCTTGCGTAGTTGGAAGGCCACTGCTTCGATATGAGGAATCACTTATGGAACAAGAAATAAAG GATGTCATTGTTGGAGAAGCTTGCGCGGAATTTCGGCATCAACTGGATATAAATTACCCGGTTAACAATGGCATTGTGCAAAACTGGGATGATATGGGTCATGTCTGGGACCATGCATTTTACAGTGAGCTAAAG ATAGATCCTACCGAGTGTCAGATTTTACTCACAGACCCGCCTCTTAATCCTACAAAGAACCGTGAAAAAATg GTTGAGACCATGTTTGAGAAGTACAATTTTGCTGGTGTCTTCATTCAAATTCAAGCTGTTCTAACATTGTATGCTCAAG GCTTGCTAACCGGATTAGTTATTGACTGTGGTGATGGTGTTACACATGTG GTTCCAGTTGTTGATGGCTACTCATTTCCTCATCTTACGAAGCGAATGAATGTAGCTGGCCGGCACATAACATCATATCTTGTTGATTTGCTCTCACGGAGGGG GTATTCAATGAATAGGACAGCTGATTTTGAGACTGTTAGGGAAATCAAGGAGAAGCTCTGCTATATTAG TTATGATTACAAAAGGGAGTATCAGTTGGGACTTGAGACCACCATACTTGTAAAAAACTACACT CTGCCAGATGGAAGGGTGATTAAAGTTGGCACCGAAAGGTTCCAGGCTCCTGAGGCGCTTTTCACTCCT ATTTTCCTTGTACAGGAACTTATAGATGTTGAAGGTGATGGGATGGCTGACATGGTATTCCGCTGCATTCAGGAAATGGATATTGACAACAGGATGATG CTCTACCAGCATATTGTTTTAAGTGGAGGGAGCACAATGTATCCTGGATTACCCAGTCG TTTGGAGAAAGAAATACTGGACCGCTATCTTGACGTTGTTTTGAAGGGTAACAAAGATGGGCTGAAG AAATTGCGATTGCGAATTGAAGATCCTCCACGAAGAAAGCACATGGTGTATCTAGGTGGTGCAGTCCTTGCAGGAATTATGAAG GACGCTCCTGAATTTTGGATCACGAGGGAGGATTATCTAGAAGAAGGAGTTGCTTGTCTAAGCAAGTGTGGTCAGGCATGA
- the LOC103442115 gene encoding actin-related protein 2 isoform X4 has product MNSRNVVVCDNGTGYVKCGFAGENFPTSVFPCVVGRPLLRYEESLMEQEIKDVIVGEACAEFRHQLDINYPVNNGIVQNWDDMGHVWDHAFYSELKIDPTECQILLTDPPLNPTKNREKMVETMFEKYNFAGVFIQIQAVLTLYAQGLLTGLVIDCGDGVTHVVPVVDGYSFPHLTKRMNVAGRHITSYLVDLLSRRGYSMNRTADFETVREIKEKLCYISYDYKREYQLGLETTILVKNYTLPDGRVIKVGTERFQAPEALFTPELIDVEGDGMADMVFRCIQEMDIDNRMMLYQHIVLSGGSTMYPGLPSRLEKEILDRYLDVVLKGNKDGLKFGLNRNCDCELKILHEESTWCI; this is encoded by the exons ATGAACAGTCGAAACGTCGTCGTGTGCGACAATGGTACCGGG TATGTGAAATGTGGATTTGCTGGAGAGAATTTCCCCACCTCGGTATTCCCTTGCGTAGTTGGAAGGCCACTGCTTCGATATGAGGAATCACTTATGGAACAAGAAATAAAG GATGTCATTGTTGGAGAAGCTTGCGCGGAATTTCGGCATCAACTGGATATAAATTACCCGGTTAACAATGGCATTGTGCAAAACTGGGATGATATGGGTCATGTCTGGGACCATGCATTTTACAGTGAGCTAAAG ATAGATCCTACCGAGTGTCAGATTTTACTCACAGACCCGCCTCTTAATCCTACAAAGAACCGTGAAAAAATg GTTGAGACCATGTTTGAGAAGTACAATTTTGCTGGTGTCTTCATTCAAATTCAAGCTGTTCTAACATTGTATGCTCAAG GCTTGCTAACCGGATTAGTTATTGACTGTGGTGATGGTGTTACACATGTG GTTCCAGTTGTTGATGGCTACTCATTTCCTCATCTTACGAAGCGAATGAATGTAGCTGGCCGGCACATAACATCATATCTTGTTGATTTGCTCTCACGGAGGGG GTATTCAATGAATAGGACAGCTGATTTTGAGACTGTTAGGGAAATCAAGGAGAAGCTCTGCTATATTAG TTATGATTACAAAAGGGAGTATCAGTTGGGACTTGAGACCACCATACTTGTAAAAAACTACACT CTGCCAGATGGAAGGGTGATTAAAGTTGGCACCGAAAGGTTCCAGGCTCCTGAGGCGCTTTTCACTCCT GAACTTATAGATGTTGAAGGTGATGGGATGGCTGACATGGTATTCCGCTGCATTCAGGAAATGGATATTGACAACAGGATGATG CTCTACCAGCATATTGTTTTAAGTGGAGGGAGCACAATGTATCCTGGATTACCCAGTCG TTTGGAGAAAGAAATACTGGACCGCTATCTTGACGTTGTTTTGAAGGGTAACAAAGATGGGCTGAAG TTTGGGTTGAACAGAAATTGCGATTGCGAATTGAAGATCCTCCACGAAGAAAGCACATGGTGTATCTAG
- the LOC103442115 gene encoding actin-related protein 2 isoform X3, which produces MNSRNVVVCDNGTGYVKCGFAGENFPTSVFPCVVGRPLLRYEESLMEQEIKDVIVGEACAEFRHQLDINYPVNNGIVQNWDDMGHVWDHAFYSELKIDPTECQILLTDPPLNPTKNREKMVETMFEKYNFAGVFIQIQAVLTLYAQGLLTGLVIDCGDGVTHVVPVVDGYSFPHLTKRMNVAGRHITSYLVDLLSRRGYSMNRTADFETVREIKEKLCYISYDYKREYQLGLETTILVKNYTLPDGRVIKVGTERFQAPEALFTPIFLVQELIDVEGDGMADMVFRCIQEMDIDNRMMLYQHIVLSGGSTMYPGLPSRLEKEILDRYLDVVLKGNKDGLKFGLNRNCDCELKILHEESTWCI; this is translated from the exons ATGAACAGTCGAAACGTCGTCGTGTGCGACAATGGTACCGGG TATGTGAAATGTGGATTTGCTGGAGAGAATTTCCCCACCTCGGTATTCCCTTGCGTAGTTGGAAGGCCACTGCTTCGATATGAGGAATCACTTATGGAACAAGAAATAAAG GATGTCATTGTTGGAGAAGCTTGCGCGGAATTTCGGCATCAACTGGATATAAATTACCCGGTTAACAATGGCATTGTGCAAAACTGGGATGATATGGGTCATGTCTGGGACCATGCATTTTACAGTGAGCTAAAG ATAGATCCTACCGAGTGTCAGATTTTACTCACAGACCCGCCTCTTAATCCTACAAAGAACCGTGAAAAAATg GTTGAGACCATGTTTGAGAAGTACAATTTTGCTGGTGTCTTCATTCAAATTCAAGCTGTTCTAACATTGTATGCTCAAG GCTTGCTAACCGGATTAGTTATTGACTGTGGTGATGGTGTTACACATGTG GTTCCAGTTGTTGATGGCTACTCATTTCCTCATCTTACGAAGCGAATGAATGTAGCTGGCCGGCACATAACATCATATCTTGTTGATTTGCTCTCACGGAGGGG GTATTCAATGAATAGGACAGCTGATTTTGAGACTGTTAGGGAAATCAAGGAGAAGCTCTGCTATATTAG TTATGATTACAAAAGGGAGTATCAGTTGGGACTTGAGACCACCATACTTGTAAAAAACTACACT CTGCCAGATGGAAGGGTGATTAAAGTTGGCACCGAAAGGTTCCAGGCTCCTGAGGCGCTTTTCACTCCT ATTTTCCTTGTACAGGAACTTATAGATGTTGAAGGTGATGGGATGGCTGACATGGTATTCCGCTGCATTCAGGAAATGGATATTGACAACAGGATGATG CTCTACCAGCATATTGTTTTAAGTGGAGGGAGCACAATGTATCCTGGATTACCCAGTCG TTTGGAGAAAGAAATACTGGACCGCTATCTTGACGTTGTTTTGAAGGGTAACAAAGATGGGCTGAAG TTTGGGTTGAACAGAAATTGCGATTGCGAATTGAAGATCCTCCACGAAGAAAGCACATGGTGTATCTAG